The Vicia villosa cultivar HV-30 ecotype Madison, WI linkage group LG1, Vvil1.0, whole genome shotgun sequence genome includes a region encoding these proteins:
- the LOC131638164 gene encoding uncharacterized protein LOC131638164 — MEDQIAAEVERRLKQMVLEKKTVAQVQPAQPIQAVNCEICGGPHFAMHCVATAQQVEEINFLKQNNPYSNTYNPGWKNHPNFSWKDRQGNVPKQGAVPYQSLPPQQPYQQPQQQFQQQGPRKADWEIAIEKMMSQIAQQFANSQPQGALPSATVTNPREHQNVNVISTRSLRRSKPEEKNETEYDDVIEVDLEVRENKKVPEELEINIPFFDALEKMPMYKKFMKEVISKKKPTRGEGVVKKEKCCEISLEKRIPMKQKDPGSVAIPCTIKNRTFKKVLIDSGASVSLMPLSIFKKLDIEKIDVNYRMVDGVVVKG; from the exons atggaagaccaaattgcggCTGAAGTTGAACGAAGACTAAAACAAATGGTTCTCGAGAAGAAAACTGTAGCACAGGTTCAACCAGCTCAGCCGATTCAAGCGGTAAATTGTGAgatatgtggaggacctcattttgccatgcattgtgtggcaacagcTCAACAGGTGGAGGAAATCAATTTTTTGAAGCAGAACAATCCCTACTCCAACACTTAcaatccaggatggaaaaatcatccgaatttctcCTGGAAAGATCGACAAGGGAATGTTCCTAAACAAGGAGCTGTGCCATACCAAAGTCTACCACCGCAACAACCATATCAGCAACCGCAACAACAATTTCAGCAACAGGGACCCAGAAAAGCAGACTGGGAGATcgccattgaaaagatg atgagtcagatagcacaacaattCGCCAATTCTCAACCACAAGGTGCCTTACCAAGTGCAACTGTTACAAACCCAAGGGAGCATCAAAATGTGAATGTTATCTCAACAAGAAGTCTGAGGAGatcaaaaccagaagaaaaaaatgaaaccgAGTATGATGATGTCATCGAAGTAGATCTTGAAGTGCGTGAAAATAAGAAAGTTCCAGAGGAG ttagagatcaATATTCCGTTCTTTGATGCACTCGAGAAAATGCCAATgtacaagaaattcatgaaggaagTGATATCTAAAAAGAAACCAACAAGGGGTGAAGGGGTAGTTAAGAAGGAGAAATGTTGTGAAATCTCACTAGAGAAGAGAATACCTATGAAACAGAAAGATCCTGGATCGGTTGCAATACCGTGCACGATAAAAAATAGAACTTTCAAGAAGGTTCTAATTGATTCGGGTGCTAGTGTGAGCTTAATGCCGttatctatcttcaaaaagctcgATATAGAAAAG ATTGATGTGAATTACCGGATGGTTGATGGAGTGGTAgtaaaaggatga